The DNA region GGATTCAAAAACTTTCAGTCTAGATTCTTAACATTAGACTTCAGCAAAGATTTTCATACATGAATAAGACTAACATTGAGATTTAACCTGCAGATGTCTTGTGGTTCTCGGTCATAGTACTCATTCGGCTCTCCACATCTAAAAACAAGCAGTCCGCAACACCTGGACTACTGAGCACTTTTTTTGTAGCTTTCCAGAGACAGAAGGCTTTCATTAATGCCTGCAAAATTCGATTCTGTGAATGTGTGCCAGCTGTGAAGCTAAGTTACAGTAACGGATACTATCTAAATGCACATCATACGAACAGAGCAATAATTCACTCTTTCAAATATCAGACAGGAATTATTTTCTTCCACTTGAATCAATCAAAAAGCATTCAAAACAGCATGTAGATGTTTATTACACAAGTCGTTTCTCTTAATTTCAGGTGTCTGCTCAGAACAATGGTATCCATGACAAAAACTGCATCGCTCCATTCTCACGCCTAGCAAAAATAAATGCAGCGCCCAAAAGGTTTACTCAGTTTACAACTTCAGTTAGCCATTTCTAATACAATTCACAGCAAAAAGACAACTTTGCCACTGAAACATAACGCGCTCATTTAAAAACCTGAAATAATTTCCACCATTCTAAGCATCAACataaacaacagatttattcatgTTCATTTATTAAGTTGAACATCAAGGCAGTTGAAATACAGCACACTCCTGGCCTACCTACCTTCAACCTAACAAAATTCCAAATGGTTTAAttaaatctaaaacaaaaactatCACAATATCACCTAAAATATCTTTCCATTCTGCATTCCTCAAACATTATTTACTACAATTTAGGAAATACTTACCCACAATAAAAGGTTGGTAAAATCAGCAAAACTGGCAGGTGATTAGTTTAATTTCTACAAGTATTACATTCTAAGTAGGCGATCAGGACACATTAATTTCTGCATTGTCAATCAAATTTCAATGTATATATTTTGAGAAATAAAGACACGGGCAAAAACAAGTTCAAGTGTTACTGCACAGTAAGTCATCTCTATTTCAGTCACACGGTTTAGTGTACTTACAGTGCAAAGCTCCTTGAAGGAACAGAATCAGGGATGGTGCATAGCATACGCCAGGTTACCCTTACAGAGCTAGTTTTACATTGGCTGGAACACACCTGTACTTCAATAAATACAGTGGCAAACAGAGACTGCAATTGCATTCGTCTTTTGCATAATTAAACTGAGCAACTATCAGAATATTCAAGTGCTaacatgggggaaaaaaaatctaatttgCACAGAAACAATCACTTTCAAATAGAGGGAAAAATATGCAGAAGCAATTCAGGTAATCTTTCGAGGTTTTAAAATGGCAAATTCCAACTAAATAACGTGAAAAATAATGCATCTAAAGCAGGTCAATAATGTATTAGAAAAACAATTCCATTGTCAATTTGAGGAACTACTTAATCATTAATGATACTTTGACTGATACCTTACCATCAGCTTTCCTAAACTCCTTCTGTCAGAAAAAAAAGTTATGGGGCACTATTTTACACGGCAAGAATTGCAGACCATAAAAACAAATTGACAAAATGCCTCCCAATAAGTCTGTCACAGACAATTAGAATAAAGTTGCAAACAAAAGCTAAGGATGCCAGCCACAAGATTAAATAGCATTTCACGTCCATATGTTTTGCTATAGAAAGATTATGCAAAAGATATACTGCTTTGCATTATGCATCATTACTGATGAGCTAAATTGCAGTCACGATGGCTTCAGGAACCTGGACTATAGCAGCTATTTGGATCTGAATTGAAATTATGCACATTTAAAGTCTCAGTTTGACCCAACAGAAAATTCCATAACGCATATGTGTCGTCATACCAGGTTACAATTCACTAGGTACAACACACAGTACTATGTATTTACCCATAGATCCAACTTACCCACAAACAAGGGTTTTCATATTATTTATTGTCAAGCACAAAACAAGCATTTTTAAAAGTGAACAGTATAcaatgaaattaatacattttacAACAGAAGCACATGTCACTATAGTGACTGAATAGAAATTGAAAATACATATGCTGGAATGTTCAAACTATTGTGTTCCACTAAAAGCAAACCAAATTTGCAATTCTACACAAAATAATGGTTATCAAGTTCGCTACCTCTTAAGTATGACAATAGCAACAAACACTATTTTTCTTAAACCAAAAACAAAATTAAGATCTTCATCAAGGCGTCTGTATCCATAAATTTTACAAAGGCTTTTCCCCAAATGACGCAAATATCTCCACTTCACATTACTGGGCCTGCACAGAAGAAATACATAGAAATACACAAGTGGTTACCAACATGAAACATTTCATGGACATCCGAGTGTGGGTAGGATCCTCTATCTGTGAAAGGAAAGGTTAAGCAGTGCTGGACAGCTGCTCTCACTTTTCGCATTGCCTgtttgggtcgggggggggggggaacttcaAGTAAGAACAGCCATTCAAATAATATATCATTCATTCAATGCTCTTTAAATGTGTTTCTCTGAATTTAGTGTGTAGTTAACTTTCAAGAGTACATGGGTGTTGATATAAAGTGTGTTCTGAACATCATACAATCTTAATTTTGCCACCCCGAGCAATTTATCGATGAACCTCACAGAAGTTACCAGTAGGGCTACTTGAAGGTTTTCTGCATGCCGAATCTAAAACACACTCTCAATCATGAACCGAAGTACCCTTTGTTTACTGGAATTTACCTGtgggggttgctgtgctggcggGTGCTGGGGAATTCCCTGGGAGTTTGTCTGACTGTAGTAAGCTGCTTGCTGCCTGTAATACTCAGCCCATGCCGCACTGTAGTCTGGCTGCCCACCGGGCTGAGCTGCTGTACTGGAAGCTTGAGCTGCTTGACCTGAAACAACAAGCAGGACCGAGTCACTGACCAAGTTCAGATCATTCAAACTTAACTGAATCATGCTTTCCAGAGACATACATACTTTGTTTCTTGTAGTATTCTTCCCAAGCTTTGGTGTAATCCTGTTGGGCTCCTTGTGGTTGTCCCTGTTGACCTAAACAAAACATGGGTAACATTTTTATGAAAAAAATCTAATTAAGCAAAGAATATGCAGATAAAACGTAGACAGTTTCAGTCTTTAAAGTAACGAATTAACACGCAGAATAACTAATTCCTTTGGGTCCACCTGGGTCTGAAACTCTTGGCTTTATCATCCAATACCTTCCTTAAAAACTCAGACTATTTAAAATCCCATTTATTTGGAATATCTAAAGATAAAACAATAAGTGAAATCAAGACGATTCAAAAATAGCTTTGAATTTGCAACTGCTAATGATTAGGCATTATATTGGTACAAATAATGCGTTTGAACATAAATGCTCAAAATACTAATACAATGTGCCTTTTGGGATTCCATGAGTTTTAACTTCAGGTGATTAGCACTAGCACAAAGACTTGTCATGCACCCCAGTTCAGTAGAAAAGTGGACCAGGTAATCATGCCTATTATAGGCCAAGGCCACTTTTAAATTGTACTCAATGCGCCCAGGATGAAACAAGAATACTTAACTCAGTAGTAATGAGAAGGGTTGAGCTTTATTCATGATTTATTACATCTTTAGCTTGACTGCACATTTTttgtacatcatagaatccctacaatacagaagggggtcattcaggccatcaagtctgcactaactctctgacagagcatcttatccagacccaccccctgccctatccccgtaaccccacacatttaatccccctaagctgcacatcttgagacactaaggggcaatttagcatgaccaatccacctaacctgcacatctccttTCGTCGGTCAAAAATTTGAGAAGGCATGCTAACGTGTTTACCTAATTTCTTGTAATATTCTTCCCAGGCTTTGGTATAATCGGTCTGAGGAGCCTGGGCCGCATTGGGCTGGTTTGGGTCACCTGCTGATAAAAGTACAACACCGTCAATATCATATTAACACCAAGGTTGTCATTTTCCATGGAGGGAATAGAAGGAGAAGGCAGTTTTGTAACATAAGGAAAACCCAAAAGCTGCTACACTAATTGAGAAGAGCTTTTCTAACTCTCTGTGTAAAGTGATTTAGGCACATAATGCCACTGATTTAAGAAACAAGAATAATATAACAGCTAATACTGGTTTCCAAAAGAAATCAGAGCTTATGAAATTTCTTTTGGGGTAAGATGCAAGCTTAGTTcttaaaagattttaaaaactgCAGCAATTAAATTTCTGTCAGTGTAGCCAGAAGATCTAATAAAAATACCCGATGATTTACCCTGTGCAGAATTTGGGGTATTGCCCTGACCAGTGCTTGAAGCTGCAGGTGGCTGCTGTGCTTGTTGCTGATAATACTGAGCGTAATATGCTGCCCATGCAGCTGTATTTGCATCTCCAGCTTTATCTACAATagattaaaaatattttattactGCTGGCATTCAAACACTGTAGATAAAAATGTTCAAGTTATTTAATACATTACAGTATTATAGCAAGGTCAGTGGATCACTTCTCTTTCCCtcttcctcccctgaaggtgtcAACTCCTGCTCACGTATGATTCCACAAGTGCAAGCTACTCTCCAGTATCCCATCCGAGTGGTCAGTCTGCACGTTTCAGCCGCAACAGTGCAAAAGTTGTTCAGCTATTTAACTGGACAGGACATCCCAGTCAAAACTGACCCTGACCTCAACTGATGCTGGCGCACACATGCTTCTAGAGCAGGGGTCACTGAATAGTATATAGGGATGGGAACCCTAAATaataccaccccacccaccctggcTGAGATAAGCCAACTCAGCACACACCAGGAATGAAACCTGGGCCCTGTGGGTCTGCGTGGCCCAATTACATACTGCAAGTGAGCCGTTGAGGAGCTCAGTGGATTGCTTTTAAAAGCTCTGATGCAAAATGTTAAGAAAGAAATTGTGTCTTACTTGGATCTGGTTGGCCCTGTTGCTGCCAGGGCTGGTAGGCATTCCCCCATCCTTGTGGAGCATACGGTGCTGGTGGACCACTGCAGAGGTTGAGAGATTAAGTAATGGCAACATACCTTACTCTGTAGTCAAGTTTAAAACAATTGTTCGATTTAAATCAGATTACTTACTGCTGAGGAGGACCAGGTGGCCCTGGATTATAGGGCCCCGGATTATAGGGTCCCATTGGAGTTCCAGGGCCTGGAGGACCAGGGGGCCCATGAGGGCCAGGAGGCAAGTGGGGTCCATGAGGACCATGGGGACCAGGTGGCCCAGGAGGACCAGTAGGAGCCTAAATACACAAACATACATTGTGAAATATAATCAAGCCTACAAATAGGGAGGTTCCTGTGGAGAGATCGCCAGCCCATATGAAAAGCAACATATTATTCTCATTGAGAGCTAAACTAGACATTTTAAAGAAGATATTAAAAATATTCCCCCATCAATGCATTTTCCAGACTCTCAGACTGGTCAACTCCATTATTTCCATACAGAAGTGGATTAAACTTTATGTTTCACATCAATATAGCAGCATTTCATCATGAAAAGGAAAATTTCACAATACTTGAGTCAGAAAGCTACAAATTTGATCCTAATTTTAGGACATTTCCTCTTGCTTTGGTTTGTGGCAAAAATGGAGGCTGCAGATTACAAACCCTAATTTAATTTGTTAATGATTTTGCAGCAGCCTGCCTTAAAATTAACAATGCACTGAGCAAACTGATTTGACTACCTGATTTGTCACGGGGACGCTATGAGGTATTGTTACATTATCGATCATTGGGACACTGTTAGAATCATGGACCCACTAAGGCTCACCCTATCTACTGGAGGacagaacttgtatttatatagggcCTATAACTTTATCCCAAGGTGCTTTCAGAAGCATTTGAAGAAAAATTTGACACcgaaccacataaggagatattaagatAATCAAAAGCTCAGCTagaaaggtaggttttaaagggCATTTTAAAGAGGGAAAGAAGCAAACGGTTAGGGTAGGAATTCCAGTGCCGTGGCAACTATTGGTGCAACTATCGattgtggaacaattaaaatcggAATGTCCGATTCAGGGTTTCGCAGCTAAAAATTACAGAATAGGGAGGTCACGGAgagatctgaaaacaaggatgagtacTTCAACTGGTAGCCTACGTTGATTATTAATGGGTGAATTGAATTTGGTGCAAGTTAAACCACAGGCATCAGAGATTAGATAATCTCAAAGTTATGAAGGGTAGAATGAGTGGGACTGGtcagcagtgtgttggaataatcaagtctagaGATAAGAAAGGCACCAATGAGGGTTGCAGCAGGTGAGCAGTCACAGCAGAGTCAGGCAATGTTATGGAGGTTGAAATAAATGGTCCTACTGATGGTGTGGtaagaagctcatcttggggttaCACAAGACACCAAGATTCCAAAcattctggttcagcctcaagcaGAGATGAAGCTGATGGCTACTGAACTGAGTCTACAGTGGGGAGCAAAGACAAATGGATTCcaccttcccaatatttaactggacAAAATTTCAGCTCATCTAAGTTTAATGATGCACTATATGTCTGATAGTTTGAAGACAGTGGAAGAGTCAAGCTTGGTGGTAGTGGTGAGTTGGAGGTGGGGATCACTGACATTGTCCTCAGATGGTCCTGCTACTTAAACTCATGTCTTTGGCAATAGGTAGGATTACATGAAATCACCTCTTGACTATTTACAACAATCAAATATGCTCCAGGAGATGAATGTCATCAATGATGTATCACTAGGCAAATTTAACAATTTGCTCCTTTATCACAAAACCCCCTATTAACATTCTTTGTACACAGGAGTCATCAAGATCCTTCTTTACAACTTCTCGGCCAATGCTGGTAATGGTCCCATCCACTTCATCTATCTGTCCATTATTTAACATAAGAACTTAAAACATAAGAAACAGGGCCAGGAGTAAATCTTCAGCTCCTCAAGCTTGCTTCGCCCTCCAAAACAATCACAAAATTCTGCCTCAACTGCACTTTCGCACCTGGTCCATACATCCTTTGCTTCCAACAGACCAAAAATCTGTACCTCAACCTTAAAAATCCTTAATGAATGAGTATTCACAACCCCTTGGGGTAGATAATTCCACACATTCTCAGAATTAAGAAATATCACcacctcagtcccaaatgatCTACTCCTGAATCTGAGATTGTTTTAggatccccagccaggggaaacaatctctatGTTTGCTCTGCTGAGCCCCTCCAGAATCTTGCATATTTCAATGAGACCCAAGCTCCAGGGAATATAAACCTACTTTTCACAGCCCATCATAAAAATCAATCCCCTCATCCCAGAATCAAtttgtgaacctttgctgcactacttccaatgcaagtatatactTACTTGAAatatggaaaccaaaactgcacacaggactGTGGGCAATGTCTTACAAAAGTCCCTTATAATTGCAGCATGATTTCCTTATTCTTATCCTCCAAGTTCCTTGCAATAAAGGTTATTTCtcttctaattacttgctgtacctacatgccaacttctgtgttccttgtacaaaTACATCCAATTGTCACTGAAGAGCTAAAAGTCttcatgccttttaaaagataCTATGGTTTTTATTCTTACCACCATGTGAGTAACCATGCACTCGAtcacattacactccatctgctaCCTTGTTGCACACTCACCTAACCCAActacatctctttgcagcctcctgGCCCTTATATTGCACTGCTATTCGAAATCAGCCATTACATCCCATTTTCACAAACTATTATCCAACATGTTAGCCACTACGTGCAGGAACTGTGGAATCCATACCTGGCAGACTGCATTTTCCATTGGCAAGTTTCAAAAATCAGTAATAAACACTGTTGGGATGATGATATTATTCAAAATTGCATAGCATCTGCACGTGTACTGGAACCGTTATGTATTTTTCGCAAAATAGTCAGATAAAAAGCAGAGTCTGCAAGTATATTTTTGATCAGCGTGCACTTCAGTTACTGCTTATTTGGTTATCTGCAAAATTGTTAGAGGTAAGACAGGTGAAACATCAGACTTCagcatacatgggaacaccagcaacgATGTAAGGAGAGCCACCAGCATGGTCAAAATAACAAACTATTTACCATTCACTTGCTACTTGGTGTTCAGGTAAAACACGGAGATGTTCCTTTACATGTGGAATGCTACACAAACATTAGCTGCTCCATATGCTATGAAGTCCAATCAAGAACAAGAGAGTCTGCAGATCCTCCAACCATTTGATTCAAAGCAAGTTTTGATTATTTTATCAGTGACTTTCCTCCTACAATGATTGATCTACTTTAAGCAGCACTAAATTCCTTTTCTAAGTCCTAGAGATAGTGTCTGGCGACAGCCTGGAAACAAGCACACCATGGGGTATGAGAGCAATTAAACCACCAAGTGAATCATGGCAATCTGCTCATGTACTCAACAAAGTAGTGAAAGTTGTTAATCTGCGATAACTCATCCTAAAGGTCTCTCAGGAAGCTTCATCATAGGATTCATTTTGTCTCACAAAAATCTTATTAAATAACGTCTTCTTGAGCTTACCCCAATCTTTTCTTCAATAAGTTGTCTCGCATAATCAATCTGCTGAGTCGATCCACGAATAATAAACATTTTAAAGTTGGGATCAGCATTCGGAGGTGGGTTTCTCTGAAGCTCTATCCGTGCCCCTGACTGTTGGCTAATTGCCTTTACAGTCTCACCACCTAAGGCAGAGCAGATTGTCATCAAGAAAACTGGCGTTAATCTGTCAAACATGGATGTCATTCACATTTTCACTTGTTGATTAACTGACAATCAGTAATCAAACATTGTGTCGACACTTTTAGTCAAAGCCGAGAAAGTGGTGGGAAATTGAGTGCTTAGCCATTTTACACAACAGTATCAGTGGCATACGCTCTCAGATAAGGTACATCAGAGGTTAGCCGCAGGGTAAAGCCCCTAACACTTTGCCCCAATTATCTGCCTTCATTTTAAGCTCAAATGGCCATATTCTCTCTACTCCCCACAGGTTTCAGCCAAAGAAGACTAATACAAGCAAACAAATTAGTAACAGGAGCACCTCGAGCCTACAccgccaatcaataagatcatggctgatctgactgtggcctcaactcaaCATTCCCACCCACTCCGAATAACCTCTGACCCCTtttgtcagtcaagaatctaaTACAATCGCACAAAACAGGAGCATCTAGCCTCTCAAGCCAGCTAACCTGGTAAACCCCAGCCGGTCTGCCAGCATGTATTAGGAGAGTTAACATTTCCAATCCGTTGACTCTTTGGTCCTAATAGATGCTGATGGACCTGttaggtatttccagcattctctgctcttgtttcggattccagcatctgcagtattttgcttattttacctCGAACTGTGCTTGGGTGAATTAAAAGTCTCTCAGGTAGAGCAGAACCGCACCCCCCGCACCCCAGGAAAATCTGTGATCAATATTTGCATCCAAAATGCCAACGTTTTGCTTGTGAACCACCTGAGAATATTGTATAATTATTCAACACTTTAACTCACTAAATAGCTGGCCTTTCGTATCACATCAGAATATTTTTGCCAGCAGGCTATTTCTACTCAAGTCATCACATGGcccattttcaaatcctctcagcAATGCCGAAAAACAGAACCCACATGCACTAATGGTTAGAATACGGAACTTGCTACACGTGGGGCAAACAGCACAGGTGCATTTAAGGGGTATCTAGATGACTACCACGAATGAAGAGAATGGAAAAAAATGCAGATAGGATTAGATgaaccacaaacagcaacacacattttaggttgaatggccagttTGAGCTGTCAACATTATGCAATGCAATTAGAAAGGGTTAACTTCATTTCAGCAATTCTGTTCAATAGGAAAACACTACGCTGTCTTTAAAGGTATGTAATTATTTGCGCAGGTAATGCGAAACTAAAAAGGAACCAAGAGTAACTTTTTCATGACAACACATTACCTTTGCCAATGATTATGCCAGTCTTGCTGCTGGGTACTGTGAAAGTGAACTCTTGAAGTCCACCTGGAGGGCCCATATTCCAGTTCCCCTggcctctccctcttcctctgccAGGTCCAGGGCCACCAGGACCTGGAGGCATGCCAGCCTAAAAGTGGGAGTGAAAAAACTTCTGAACCACTGCTTACAGAAAGGCCCCAAATGGCAAGCATCCTAAAGGTAATTTCTAGCTGCTACCAACAATCAATACAGCGTAGGTACGGTAATGAAAATTCTAGTCAAACACTCTTATGACAGACATTTAAATTGGCATGCTTAAAAAGAAAGCATTTGTAACCTAACCTCCACACTTCGTAGGAGGTCTGTAAGTATTTCTGCAGCATGCTGACATCTGTCTGGAGGGCCCAGGATCTGAGCTATTCTTTCTGGCGTCGTCCCATCATCTTGTGataaaaaaattggcaagtttttttttgcgAACAAGGCATTAAATCTTATTCCAATTGCAGAACAGTTAAGGTTGCATTAAATTCACCTGGTTTGAACTGAATCCTCACACCAGCATCGTTCTGTATCTTCTTGATCATTTCTCCACTTCTCCCTATTACAATACCAACAGCAAATCGAGGTACAGGGACCTAAGAGAAAATGTAATTAGTATCTACTACAACAAAGAGGCCCTTTGGACAAAACCAGTGGCAGTTATAAATAACACTGCCAGATTTGCCTGTAAAAGCAATATACCAAACATGTCAATACAGTAAAAATTAAATATAAGTCAATTGAAAATAACATGAAGATTGAAGCCGAATAATTCTTTGTTGCATGAATTACAGGCTGGAAAACATTATTTCATTTGATTGGTCAGTGTGCCTTGCACTTACATCCAATGCTTCATTGGTTCCTCCCAAACGGGATCCATATTCATTGCGCTGCTCCCTAAAACCACCTTGGTCTCGGTCACGAATTAGATCCATCACCATGTCCTTGGCTTGCTGAAGCACACAACAGAAAAACACAGAAGCTTGTACTCATATTCATTCATTGgtgacactgtttaaaaaaagtgaGGAAGAAAAGCTGCATTGTACCTGTACTTTGAATGGATCTCCTGTTATGCGGAGGGGTTTGTCTGATCCTGTTGGCTGAGGTCCATCTTGAATCATCACCATCTTGACTCCTGCACGTTCCTATTTTGCAACAAAACAACTGCATGTACCCACCTTTGCGAGTTTAAATACCAGGTCTCAGCATTTATGAAGCAAAGCAAAGACAGTAAACAGAACTCTTACTTGCAACTGCTTGATTGTTTCTCCACCTTTCCCAATAACAAGTCCAGCCTTGCTTGCAGGAATCATGATCTCCTGTACTGAAGTACCTGGTCCATCTCCATGATGCGTACCTGGACCAATTCTGCCTCTTTCAACTATTTGATCAAGTAGCCTCTTTGCAGCTCTGCAACATCGAAAGTTTGAAGTTTGGGGTTGGTCAGTGAAAGGGGAAGTGAAAAATCTTCATGCAAGTTTTAACTACCTCCCAATCTACTGAGAGGTTTAAATGCAAGATCAGGGAGATAACTATAACTGGATGCATAACCACGTATGACCCTGAACACTATGCATTAAAATTATTCTGCAGACAACGATATTATGGTATAGAGAAATCACTGACTACTTGAAGTACACTTACAGAATGGAATCAGGACTTCCTGTTAACATGCAGGATCTTTCTGGTAAACCACCACTGTCTGAAAATGAAATGCACTTATGGTCAGAACACATGGAGCCAGAGCGCAAGTATAACAGAACAACTAGAAAATTGGTTGGAAAATAACACAGGGATTAATAGTTAGTTGCTTCGATGAGTGGAATATAGGAAAGAtttagtttagttattagtgtcacaagtatgcttacattaacactgcaattaagtcactgtgaaaatcccctagtcgccacactccggtgcctgcactgagggagaatttagcattgccagtgcAGCTaaccaggactgtgggaggaaaccggagcagctggaggaaacccacgcagacacggggagaacgtgtagactcgcacagacagtgacgcaagctgagaatcgaacctgggaccctggcattatgaggcagcagtgctaactaccatgccgtcaagaagtatttagatgagcacttgaaacgccatagtaTACAAAGCtatggccaagtgctggaaaatgagattagataggtgcttgatggccggtgtggacatgatgggccgaagggcttctccctgtgctgtaaaactctatgactctgcaGAGAACCATGGGCACAGATCTGGTCTCAATTTACATAAAGACTTGGCAAATCACaaaaaagattcacaaggatgataCCACAATTAAGGgcagatgcatttaaagggaTTATGGCAATTAgcttagatgcatttaagggaaagctacATAAGTACatgggagaaagggagaggggaaCATGCCCTTCAATCAAGAGGAATTAAATTAAGATCTGGAGGACCAAGAACAAAATTAGCACGTTTGGAGTATGTAATTCTAATTCTGAATGTGTTAACTATTGCTCTCTGACAATTTGCCCAGACTACCGCAGTATATCGTAATAACAGCTCATTACAGCCCAAACAGTTTCTCAACTGTACATAGCAAAACTAAGCTTCTGATTCGATATTAACGCAAATGATTTAACCAAAAAA from Mustelus asterias chromosome 8, sMusAst1.hap1.1, whole genome shotgun sequence includes:
- the fubp1 gene encoding far upstream element-binding protein 1 isoform X7; its protein translation is MAEYSAVAPPNALGSGGGGGGGAGGGAGGGGAGGGGGGGGAPGGGGGGGGFKNDAFADALQRARQIAAKIGGDTGTPINTSDYGYGGQKRPLEDGDQPDTKKVAQNDPFGAQLAAMHQQRSIATEEYKVPDGMVGFIIGRGGEQISRIQQESGCKVQIAPDSGGLPERSCMLTGSPDSILAAKRLLDQIVERGRIGPGTHHGDGPGTSVQEIMIPASKAGLVIGKGGETIKQLQERAGVKMVMIQDGPQPTGSDKPLRITGDPFKVQQAKDMVMDLIRDRDQGGFREQRNEYGSRLGGTNEALDVPVPRFAVGIVIGRSGEMIKKIQNDAGVRIQFKPDDGTTPERIAQILGPPDRCQHAAEILTDLLRSVEAGMPPGPGGPGPGRGRGRGQGNWNMGPPGGLQEFTFTVPSSKTGIIIGKGGETVKAISQQSGARIELQRNPPPNADPNFKMFIIRGSTQQIDYARQLIEEKIGAPTGPPGPPGPHGPHGPHLPPGPHGPPGPPGPGTPMGPYNPGPYNPGPPGPPQHGPPAPYAPQGWGNAYQPWQQQGQPDPTGDPNQPNAAQAPQTDYTKAWEEYYKKLGQQGQPQGAQQDYTKAWEEYYKKQSQAAQASSTAAQPGGQPDYSAAWAEYYRQQAAYYSQTNSQGIPQHPPAQQPPQAQ
- the fubp1 gene encoding far upstream element-binding protein 1 isoform X3, with amino-acid sequence MAEYSAVAPPNALGSGGGGGGGAGGGAGGGGAGGGGGGGGAPGGGGGGGGFKNDAFADALQRARQIAAKIGGDTGTPINTSDYGYGGQKRPLEDGDQPDTKKVAQNDPFGAQLAAMHQQRSIATEEYKVPDGMVGFIIGRGGEQISRIQQESGCKVQIAPDSGGLPERSCMLTGSPDSILAAKRLLDQIVERGRIGPGTHHGDGPGTSVQEIMIPASKAGLVIGKGGETIKQLQERAGVKMVMIQDGPQPTGSDKPLRITGDPFKVQQAKDMVMDLIRDRDQGGFREQRNEYGSRLGGTNEALDVPVPRFAVGIVIGRSGEMIKKIQNDAGVRIQFKPDDGTTPERIAQILGPPDRCQHAAEILTDLLRSVEAGMPPGPGGPGPGRGRGRGQGNWNMGPPGGLQEFTFTVPSSKTGIIIGKGGETVKAISQQSGARIELQRNPPPNADPNFKMFIIRGSTQQIDYARQLIEEKIGAPTGPPGPPGPHGPHGPHLPPGPHGPPGPPGPGTPMGPYNPGPYNPGPPGPPQHGPPAPYAPQGWGNAYQPWQQQGQPDPNKAGDANTAAWAAYYAQYYQQQAQQPPAASSTGQGNTPNSAQAGDPNQPNAAQAPQTDYTKAWEEYYKKLGQQGQPQGAQQDYTKAWEEYYKKQSQAAQASSTAAQPGGQPDYSAAWAEYYRQQAAYYSQTNSQGIPQHPPAQQPPQAQ
- the fubp1 gene encoding far upstream element-binding protein 1 isoform X8; its protein translation is MAEYSAVAPPNALGSGGGGGGGAGGGAGGGGAGGGGGGGGAPGGGGGGGGFKNDAFADALQRARQIAAKIGGDTGTPINTSDYGYGGQKRPLEDGDQPDTKKVAQNDPFGAQLAAMHQQRSIATEEYKVPDGMVGFIIGRGGEQISRIQQESGCKVQIAPDSGGLPERSCMLTGSPDSILAAKRLLDQIVERGRIGPGTHHGDGPGTSVQEIMIPASKAGLVIGKGGETIKQLQERAGVKMVMIQDGPQPTGSDKPLRITGDPFKVQQAKDMVMDLIRDRDQGGFREQRNEYGSRLGGTNEALDVPVPRFAVGIVIGRSGEMIKKIQNDAGVRIQFKPDDGTTPERIAQILGPPDRCQHAAEILTDLLRSVEAGMPPGPGGPGPGRGRGRGQGNWNMGPPGGLQEFTFTVPSSKTGIIIGKGGETVKAISQQSGARIELQRNPPPNADPNFKMFIIRGSTQQIDYARQLIEEKIGAPTGPPGPPGPHGPHGPHLPPGPHGPPGPPGPGTPMGPYNPGPYNPGPPGPPQHGPPAPYAPQGWGNAYQPWQQQGQPDPSDPNQPNAAQAPQTDYTKAWEEYYKKLGQQGQPQGAQQDYTKAWEEYYKKQSQAAQASSTAAQPGGQPDYSAAWAEYYRQQAAYYSQTNSQGIPQHPPAQQPPQAQ
- the fubp1 gene encoding far upstream element-binding protein 1 isoform X4, translated to MAEYSAVAPPNALGSGGGGGGGAGGGAGGGGAGGGGGGGGAPGGGGGGGGFKNDAFADALQRARQIAAKIGGDTGTPINTSDYGYGGQKRPLEDGDQPDTKKVAQNDPFGAQLAAMHQQRSIATEEYKVPDGMVGFIIGRGGEQISRIQQESGCKVQIAPDSGGLPERSCMLTGSPDSILAAKRLLDQIVERGRIGPGTHHGDGPGTSVQEIMIPASKAGLVIGKGGETIKQLQERAGVKMVMIQDGPQPTGSDKPLRITGDPFKVQQAKDMVMDLIRDRDQGGFREQRNEYGSRLGGTNEALDVPVPRFAVGIVIGRSGEMIKKIQNDAGVRIQFKPDDGTTPERIAQILGPPDRCQHAAEILTDLLRSVEAGMPPGPGGPGPGRGRGRGQGNWNMGPPGGLQEFTFTVPSSKTGIIIGKGGETVKAISQQSGARIELQRNPPPNADPNFKMFIIRGSTQQIDYARQLIEEKIGAPTGPPGPPGPHGPHGPHLPPGPHGPPGPPGPGTPMGPYNPGPYNPGPPGPPQHGPPAPYAPQGWGNAYQPWQQQGQPDPNKAGDANTAAWAAYYAQYYQQQAQQPPAASSTGQGNTPNSAQGDPNQPNAAQAPQTDYTKAWEEYYKKLGQQGQPQGAQQDYTKAWEEYYKKQSQAAQASSTAAQPGGQPDYSAAWAEYYRQQAAYYSQTNSQGIPQHPPAQQPPQAQ